The following proteins are encoded in a genomic region of Gloeomargarita sp. SKYB120:
- a CDS encoding DUF4070 domain-containing protein — MTQAPARSRRTPYQPQNRRRILCVFPRYTPAFGTFHHAYELMPGVKAFMPPQGLLVVSAYMPESWDVRLIDENIRPVREWEYRWADAVIISGMHIQKPQILEINRKAHRYGKITVLGGPSVSACPEYYPDVDILHLGELGDATDAVIAYLDAHTERPKNQIIFRTKERVPLHEFPIPAYEKLPLDRYFIGSIQFSSGCPYHCEFCDIPALYGNNPRLKTPQQILEELDAILASGNPGAIYFVDDNFVGNRKAVMQLLPHLIEWQKKRGYPVQFACEATLNLAQSPKILAMMREAYFCTVFCGIETPEPEALHAISKDHNLSLPILEAVKILNSYGLEVVSGIIMGLDTDTPATADRILEFIRLSNIPMLTINLLYALPKTPLWERLEKEGRLIFDENRESNVDFLMPYEQVVAMWRKCITQAYTPEFIYQRFAYNLKHTYPNRIQPPNSPARTNWKNILKGLRLLANIFVKVGLLSDYRDAFWKFAKLALQQGQIEYLISAALVSHHLIKFARECGQGQQSASFYSQKVRHPVAVTTSY, encoded by the coding sequence ATGACTCAGGCTCCTGCTCGTTCCCGGCGCACGCCCTACCAGCCCCAAAACCGGCGACGGATTTTGTGTGTGTTCCCCCGCTACACGCCCGCCTTTGGCACCTTTCACCACGCCTACGAACTCATGCCAGGGGTGAAAGCGTTTATGCCGCCCCAGGGGTTGCTCGTCGTGTCCGCCTACATGCCGGAGTCGTGGGACGTGCGCCTGATTGATGAAAATATCCGGCCTGTGCGGGAGTGGGAATATCGCTGGGCGGATGCGGTCATCATCAGCGGCATGCATATTCAAAAACCCCAGATTTTAGAAATCAATCGCAAGGCGCACCGCTACGGCAAGATCACGGTGTTGGGGGGGCCATCGGTGTCCGCTTGTCCGGAGTATTATCCCGATGTGGATATCTTGCATCTGGGGGAATTGGGGGATGCCACCGACGCCGTGATTGCCTATTTGGATGCCCACACCGAGCGTCCGAAAAACCAAATCATTTTCCGCACCAAAGAACGGGTGCCCCTGCACGAATTTCCCATTCCCGCCTACGAAAAATTGCCCCTGGACCGCTATTTCATTGGCAGCATCCAGTTCTCCAGCGGTTGCCCCTATCACTGCGAGTTTTGTGATATTCCCGCGTTGTATGGCAACAATCCCCGCTTGAAAACCCCCCAGCAAATCCTCGAAGAATTAGATGCGATCTTGGCATCAGGCAATCCGGGCGCCATTTACTTTGTGGATGACAATTTTGTGGGAAATCGCAAGGCGGTTATGCAACTGTTGCCCCATTTGATCGAGTGGCAGAAAAAACGGGGGTATCCGGTGCAATTTGCCTGCGAAGCCACCCTCAATCTCGCTCAAAGTCCTAAGATTCTCGCCATGATGCGGGAAGCCTATTTTTGCACAGTTTTTTGTGGGATTGAAACGCCCGAACCCGAAGCCCTGCACGCCATTTCCAAAGACCACAACTTGAGCTTGCCTATTCTTGAGGCCGTGAAAATTCTCAACAGTTATGGGCTGGAAGTGGTCTCGGGCATCATTATGGGGTTGGATACGGACACGCCGGCGACCGCTGACCGGATTTTGGAGTTTATCCGGTTGTCCAACATTCCCATGCTGACCATTAACTTGCTCTACGCCTTGCCGAAAACGCCCCTGTGGGAGCGGCTCGAAAAAGAAGGGCGCTTGATTTTTGACGAAAACCGCGAATCGAATGTGGACTTTCTCATGCCCTACGAGCAGGTGGTGGCTATGTGGCGCAAGTGCATTACCCAGGCCTACACGCCGGAATTTATTTACCAGCGCTTTGCCTATAACTTGAAGCACACCTATCCCAACCGCATTCAACCGCCCAATAGCCCCGCCCGCACCAATTGGAAAAATATCCTCAAAGGCTTGCGGCTGTTGGCCAATATCTTTGTCAAAGTGGGGCTGTTGAGCGACTACCGGGATGCGTTCTGGAAATTTGCAAAACTGGCATTGCAGCAGGGCCAAATTGAATACCTGATCAGCGCCGCGTTAGTCAGTCATCACTTAATTAAATTTGCGCGGGAGTGTGGTCAGGGGCAGCAGTCCGCCTCATTCTATTCCCAGAAAGTTCGCCACCCCGTTGCCGTCACCACCAGCTACTAA
- the cydB gene encoding cytochrome d ubiquinol oxidase subunit II yields the protein MQSSLDPLAHFLPQVWFFILGLFLFLYVLLDGFDLGVGILSLTAKGEERRSILMTSLGNVWDANETWLVLMGGSLFGAFPLAYATILQALYIPLVIMVVGLILRAVSFEFRENADNKMVWNIAFGVGSFLAALGQGFALGTVFEGIKVDAAGHFVGTPWDWLTWRSVIVALTLIQGYVLIGSTYLILKTTGELQQTHYRTATIATWTTLAGAVFITVSTPLLSEPARELLFSRPMVYIFGAIPVLGLLLIIALLRSLQLRQEMAPIVYTFLIFALSFIGLGFLIFPNIIPPSITIYQAAAAPSTLVFMLTFVGFLIPIVLGYNIYNYVVFRGKIVGSESQKVQPVS from the coding sequence ATGCAGTCATCGCTTGACCCATTAGCCCATTTCCTGCCGCAGGTGTGGTTTTTCATCCTGGGCCTGTTCTTGTTTCTGTATGTGCTACTGGACGGGTTTGACCTGGGAGTGGGAATTTTGTCCCTGACGGCGAAAGGGGAAGAACGGCGCAGCATCTTGATGACCAGCTTGGGCAATGTGTGGGATGCCAATGAAACATGGCTGGTGCTGATGGGCGGGTCGCTGTTTGGGGCGTTTCCCCTGGCCTATGCCACCATCCTGCAAGCCCTGTATATCCCGCTGGTGATCATGGTGGTGGGACTGATCCTGCGGGCGGTGTCCTTTGAATTCCGCGAGAACGCCGACAACAAGATGGTCTGGAATATCGCGTTTGGGGTGGGGAGTTTCCTGGCAGCTCTGGGACAGGGATTTGCACTCGGCACGGTGTTTGAAGGGATCAAGGTGGACGCAGCGGGGCATTTTGTCGGCACGCCGTGGGACTGGTTGACCTGGCGCTCGGTGATTGTGGCCCTGACGCTGATTCAAGGTTACGTGCTGATTGGCTCGACGTATCTCATTCTGAAAACAACGGGCGAATTGCAACAGACCCACTACCGCACAGCGACGATTGCGACTTGGACAACTTTGGCCGGTGCTGTGTTTATCACAGTGAGTACGCCCCTGCTGTCGGAACCCGCACGGGAGTTGCTGTTTTCCCGGCCCATGGTGTATATCTTTGGGGCGATTCCGGTGCTGGGTCTCCTGCTCATCATCGCCCTGTTGCGGAGCTTGCAGTTGCGGCAAGAGATGGCTCCCATCGTTTACACGTTTTTGATTTTTGCCCTGTCGTTTATCGGGTTGGGCTTTCTCATTTTCCCCAACATCATTCCCCCCAGCATTACCATTTATCAAGCGGCGGCGGCCCCGAGTACGCTGGTGTTCATGCTGACGTTTGTGGGCTTTTTGATCCCCATCGTGCTTGGCTATAACATCTACAACTACGTGGTCTTTCGCGGCAAGATTGTGGGGTCTGAAAGCCAGAAGGTACAGCCCGTCAGTTAG
- a CDS encoding cytochrome ubiquinol oxidase subunit I: MLETWLDTVTLSRWQFALTAIFHMLWPVLTTGMAIYLVIVEALWLKTRNLAYYHHARFWSKLYLLNFGIGVASGLPMAFQFGLNWAPFSESVGDFFGTLLGFEGTMAFMLEASFLGIMVFGWERVPPVIHLISTILVAIGANLSTFWILTANSWLQTPAGGVFANGKFIVQDYFRAIGNPFMLHSFLHMFFATFETALFVIGGISAWYLLNKRETEFFSRSFKIALTVLVIVAPLQILLGHWSAEQVYHYQPTKLAAMEALWETIPAHTPADWTLLALPNNQLETNTWELKIPGLLSYLLEFKPALDTPILGLKEWSPQDRPRLVGLVYYSFRVMIAIGLFFAGLMAVSLVQWWRGKLQPETISQNKWLLWSWVYAGPLGYIAVEAGWIVRCVGRQPWLVYGQLRTVESASHLPPQLVLFSLSGLMLMYAVFFVMTLYFGRKIILKGPNLSLPAPRAAVQPTVVIEPAQHLPDQRPAEAKF, encoded by the coding sequence ATGCTGGAAACGTGGCTGGATACGGTGACGCTCTCGCGCTGGCAATTTGCCCTGACGGCCATTTTTCACATGCTCTGGCCGGTGTTAACCACAGGCATGGCGATTTACCTGGTCATTGTGGAAGCGCTGTGGCTGAAAACCCGTAACCTGGCCTACTACCACCACGCCCGTTTCTGGTCGAAGTTGTATCTATTGAATTTTGGCATCGGGGTGGCGTCAGGGTTGCCCATGGCATTTCAGTTTGGGCTGAACTGGGCGCCGTTTTCGGAGTCGGTGGGGGATTTCTTTGGAACGTTGCTGGGCTTTGAAGGCACGATGGCGTTCATGCTGGAGGCCAGTTTCCTAGGCATTATGGTCTTTGGCTGGGAACGGGTGCCGCCGGTGATTCACCTGATTTCGACCATTCTGGTGGCGATTGGGGCGAACCTTTCTACGTTTTGGATTTTGACGGCCAATTCTTGGTTGCAGACGCCGGCGGGGGGAGTGTTTGCCAATGGCAAATTTATCGTGCAAGACTATTTCCGCGCGATTGGCAACCCCTTTATGCTGCACAGTTTTTTGCACATGTTTTTCGCCACGTTTGAGACGGCGTTGTTTGTGATTGGGGGCATTAGCGCCTGGTATCTCTTGAATAAGCGGGAAACGGAGTTTTTCAGTCGTTCGTTCAAGATTGCGTTGACGGTTTTGGTGATTGTGGCGCCATTGCAGATTCTGCTGGGGCATTGGAGCGCGGAACAGGTGTATCATTACCAGCCCACTAAACTGGCGGCGATGGAAGCTTTGTGGGAGACGATTCCAGCACATACCCCTGCCGATTGGACCTTGCTGGCGCTGCCGAACAACCAGTTGGAGACGAATACATGGGAGCTGAAAATTCCAGGTCTGTTGAGTTATTTACTAGAGTTCAAACCAGCGCTGGATACGCCCATTTTGGGGTTAAAGGAGTGGTCGCCCCAAGACCGGCCCCGCCTGGTGGGATTGGTGTATTACTCCTTCCGGGTCATGATTGCCATTGGGCTGTTTTTCGCTGGGTTGATGGCGGTGTCCCTGGTGCAATGGTGGCGCGGGAAACTTCAGCCGGAGACGATTAGCCAAAACAAGTGGCTGCTCTGGTCGTGGGTGTATGCTGGGCCACTGGGCTACATTGCGGTGGAAGCGGGCTGGATTGTGCGGTGTGTGGGCCGGCAACCTTGGCTCGTCTATGGGCAATTGCGCACGGTGGAATCGGCGTCCCATTTGCCGCCCCAGTTGGTGTTGTTCTCCCTGTCGGGGTTGATGCTGATGTATGCCGTGTTCTTTGTGATGACGCTGTACTTTGGGCGCAAGATTATTCTCAAGGGGCCGAATTTGTCGCTACCAGCGCCCCGGGCGGCTGTGCAACCCACTGTCGTTATCGAACCGGCGCAACATTTACCGGACCAACGCCCAGCGGAAGCGAAGTTTTAG
- the hemF gene encoding oxygen-dependent coproporphyrinogen oxidase, which produces MTTPGLPPSDARQRVSAFLRQLQDEICQALEAADGKGKFREDTWERPEGGGGRSRVMEGGALLERGGVNFSEVWGQQLPPSILEQRPEAKGHAFYATGTSLVLHPRNPYVPTVHLNYRYFEAGPVWWFGGGADLTPYYPFREDAVHFHRVHKEALDAHHPEYYPVFKRWCDEYFYLKHRQETRGIGGIFFDYQDGVGLLYRGNHSQGNAAIYSNKVGELPPRSWEDIFRMVQSCAQAFLPAYMPIVERRRDMVYGDRERQFQLYRRGRYVEFNLIYDRGTIFGLQTNGRTESILMSMPPLARWEYCYTPEPGSPEAQLTQEFLKPQDWLAPVAV; this is translated from the coding sequence ATGACCACGCCAGGACTACCGCCGAGTGATGCGCGGCAACGGGTGAGCGCGTTTTTACGGCAATTGCAGGACGAGATTTGTCAAGCGTTGGAAGCGGCTGATGGCAAGGGCAAGTTTCGGGAGGACACCTGGGAGCGGCCAGAAGGGGGCGGCGGTCGTTCGCGGGTGATGGAAGGCGGCGCGCTGTTGGAACGGGGCGGCGTTAATTTTTCCGAGGTCTGGGGCCAACAGCTTCCCCCATCTATCCTGGAGCAGCGACCCGAAGCCAAGGGTCATGCGTTTTACGCCACTGGCACGTCCCTGGTGCTCCACCCCCGCAATCCCTACGTGCCTACGGTGCATTTGAACTATCGCTACTTTGAAGCGGGGCCGGTGTGGTGGTTTGGTGGCGGCGCGGATTTGACGCCCTACTACCCGTTCCGAGAGGATGCGGTACATTTTCACCGGGTACACAAGGAAGCGCTCGATGCCCATCACCCCGAGTATTACCCCGTTTTCAAACGCTGGTGTGATGAATACTTTTACTTAAAGCATCGTCAGGAAACGCGCGGGATTGGCGGCATTTTCTTCGATTACCAGGACGGCGTTGGACTGCTGTACCGGGGGAACCATTCCCAGGGCAACGCGGCGATTTACAGCAATAAAGTGGGTGAACTACCCCCCCGCAGTTGGGAGGATATATTCCGCATGGTGCAAAGCTGCGCCCAAGCTTTTTTGCCGGCCTATATGCCCATCGTGGAACGACGGCGGGATATGGTCTATGGCGACCGGGAACGGCAATTCCAACTCTACCGGCGCGGGCGCTATGTGGAATTCAATCTCATCTATGACCGGGGCACGATTTTCGGGCTGCAAACCAACGGGCGCACCGAGTCCATCCTGATGTCCATGCCCCCCTTGGCCCGCTGGGAGTATTGCTACACGCCGGAACCCGGTAGTCCCGAAGCCCAGTTGACCCAGGAATTCCTGAAACCCCAGGACTGGTTGGCTCCCGTCGCTGTGTAA
- the bioB gene encoding biotin synthase BioB, whose amino-acid sequence MTTTERDCRYDWQVAEVQAIYEQPLLELIVQAANVHRRYHPPRDVQVCKLVSVKTGGCPEDCAYCAQSAHYQTGITPQPLMDVEEVVAIAQRAKAQGVSRLCLGAAWREVRPGRQFDQVLEMIRRVTDLGLEVCCTLGMLTPEQAQRLSEAGLYAYNHNLDTSRRYYPQVITTRTYDDRLNTIAHIRQTPITVCCGGILGLGETHQDRIELLTTLACLQPHPESVPINILSRVPGTPMANQEPVPLWDVLRVLATARILMPKSDLRLAAGRAHLSPAEQALCFLAGVNSIFSSDDGQMLTRTTPCPSYQQDQALLAQLGLVARAPRVGNKTTC is encoded by the coding sequence ATGACAACGACGGAGCGGGACTGTCGCTACGACTGGCAAGTGGCAGAAGTGCAAGCGATTTACGAGCAACCCCTGCTGGAACTAATCGTTCAGGCGGCTAATGTTCACCGGCGTTACCATCCCCCCCGCGACGTGCAAGTGTGCAAGTTGGTGTCGGTGAAAACCGGCGGCTGCCCCGAAGATTGCGCCTACTGCGCCCAATCGGCTCACTACCAGACCGGGATCACCCCGCAACCATTGATGGATGTGGAAGAGGTGGTGGCGATTGCCCAGCGCGCCAAAGCTCAAGGCGTCAGCCGGCTGTGCTTGGGAGCGGCCTGGCGGGAAGTGCGACCGGGACGACAGTTTGACCAAGTGCTGGAGATGATTCGCCGGGTGACCGACCTGGGATTAGAAGTGTGTTGCACGCTGGGGATGCTGACACCAGAGCAGGCGCAACGGTTGAGCGAGGCGGGCTTGTACGCCTACAACCACAACCTGGACACGTCCCGCCGGTATTATCCCCAGGTGATCACCACCCGCACCTACGACGACCGCCTGAACACCATCGCCCATATCCGGCAAACGCCCATCACGGTCTGCTGCGGGGGGATTCTCGGGTTGGGAGAAACCCATCAGGACCGGATTGAGTTACTGACGACGTTGGCCTGTCTCCAACCCCACCCCGAATCGGTGCCCATTAACATCCTGTCGCGGGTGCCGGGAACACCGATGGCGAATCAAGAACCGGTGCCCCTGTGGGATGTGCTGCGGGTGCTGGCAACCGCCCGGATTCTCATGCCCAAGAGCGATTTGCGTCTCGCCGCCGGGCGCGCCCACCTGAGTCCTGCAGAACAGGCGTTGTGTTTCTTGGCGGGGGTGAACTCCATCTTCTCCAGCGATGACGGCCAGATGCTCACCCGCACCACCCCTTGCCCTAGCTACCAGCAAGACCAGGCACTGCTCGCCCAGTTGGGATTGGTCGCCCGCGCACCCCGCGTTGGCAATAAAACAACTTGTTGA
- a CDS encoding DUF4115 domain-containing protein, whose product MKVSLYTPAQAARLREIGQYLRQVREDKHLSLADVSAHTHIQTRMLRALEEGDVQELPEPVYVRGFLRQYARLLQVEDLDLSILDTGMPVTPLPASSSPSGPSLRPWHLYLTYFALILGAIGLLSYLLRPTPKPQASLSPAPETPARPKPSPQMPVSPSPVAVTPSPAPASAIQVQVEMTGQSWLQVVADGQVVFEGILSAGATQRWTARETLVLAAGNAGEVQVRINDGPPQPLGEKGEVKEVKLTAQNPRLSPQPLQ is encoded by the coding sequence ATGAAGGTGAGTCTTTACACCCCTGCGCAGGCAGCACGTTTGCGGGAGATAGGTCAGTATTTGCGCCAGGTGCGGGAGGACAAGCATTTGTCGCTCGCGGACGTGTCGGCACACACCCACATTCAAACTCGGATGTTGCGCGCCTTGGAGGAGGGGGACGTACAGGAACTGCCAGAACCGGTCTATGTACGGGGATTTCTCCGGCAATACGCTCGGCTGCTCCAGGTGGAAGACTTGGACTTATCGATTCTGGACACGGGAATGCCCGTGACGCCGTTACCTGCGAGCAGTTCCCCCAGTGGTCCGTCGTTGCGGCCTTGGCATCTGTATTTGACTTACTTTGCCCTCATTTTAGGTGCCATTGGCCTGCTGTCGTATCTCCTGCGTCCCACGCCCAAACCTCAGGCGAGCCTGAGTCCGGCACCAGAGACGCCAGCTCGTCCGAAACCCAGTCCCCAGATGCCGGTTTCTCCCTCACCAGTCGCCGTTACACCGTCGCCAGCTCCAGCATCGGCCATCCAGGTGCAGGTGGAGATGACCGGCCAATCCTGGTTACAAGTGGTGGCGGACGGTCAGGTGGTGTTTGAGGGCATTTTGAGCGCTGGGGCGACCCAACGCTGGACGGCGCGGGAAACTTTGGTGTTAGCGGCGGGCAACGCTGGGGAGGTGCAGGTGCGGATTAACGATGGGCCACCCCAGCCCTTGGGTGAGAAAGGCGAAGTTAAAGAAGTGAAACTCACAGCCCAAAATCCCAGGCTCTCTCCCCAACCGCTGCAGTAA
- a CDS encoding rRNA pseudouridine synthase, translated as MTIERLQKILAQRGIAARRQAEALIRAGQVWVNGRPAQVGQKCDPQVDQITVQGRPLPPAPGLYYYLLHKPLGVVSTCRDPQGRPTVRDFLPPGLPPLYPVGRLDYDTTGALLLTNDGDLTLALTHPRHPVWKVYWVWVTGHPSARVLAQWRQGVELDGRPTLPAQVRVLRTWPDQTLLEVRLREGRNRQIRRVAAQLGYPVVRLHRQAIGKIDLGNLPVGQIRPLTSSELAFCHAVRARMRVR; from the coding sequence ATGACAATTGAGCGATTGCAAAAAATTCTGGCCCAACGGGGAATCGCGGCGCGACGGCAAGCAGAGGCTCTGATTCGAGCTGGACAGGTGTGGGTCAACGGACGACCCGCGCAGGTGGGTCAAAAGTGCGACCCCCAGGTGGACCAGATTACGGTGCAAGGCCGACCGTTACCGCCAGCCCCTGGTTTGTACTACTACCTACTGCACAAACCCCTGGGTGTAGTCAGCACCTGTCGCGACCCCCAAGGACGCCCAACCGTGCGAGATTTTTTACCCCCTGGCTTGCCGCCGTTGTATCCCGTGGGACGGTTGGATTACGACACGACCGGCGCCTTGCTCCTCACAAATGACGGCGATTTAACCTTGGCCTTGACCCATCCTCGCCATCCCGTCTGGAAGGTGTACTGGGTGTGGGTTACTGGCCATCCGTCGGCGCGCGTACTCGCCCAGTGGCGACAGGGTGTGGAACTGGACGGGCGCCCCACCTTGCCAGCGCAAGTGCGCGTGTTACGAACGTGGCCAGACCAGACCCTGTTGGAGGTACGGTTGCGGGAGGGACGGAACCGGCAAATCCGGCGTGTGGCGGCCCAGCTGGGTTATCCGGTGGTGCGGTTGCACCGGCAAGCAATTGGCAAGATTGACCTGGGGAATCTACCGGTGGGCCAAATCCGTCCGCTGACCTCATCGGAGTTGGCGTTTTGCCATGCGGTGCGGGCGAGGATGCGGGTAAGATAG
- a CDS encoding peroxiredoxin yields the protein MALAVGTQAPDFRTVDTQGRSVSLADFAGKTVVLYFYPKDDTPGCTKEACGFRDHYAAYQQHDVVVLGVSQDDQASHQAFAQKYNLPFPLLVDTGGAISRAYDVDGGGYSQRVTYVIDPQGKISRVYTNVKTDTHATDILADLGLTG from the coding sequence ATGGCTCTGGCGGTGGGAACCCAAGCACCTGACTTTCGCACAGTGGACACGCAGGGACGTTCAGTATCGCTGGCAGATTTTGCGGGCAAGACGGTGGTACTGTACTTTTATCCCAAGGACGACACGCCCGGTTGCACCAAGGAGGCCTGTGGATTTCGGGACCACTACGCCGCTTACCAGCAGCACGATGTGGTGGTGTTGGGGGTGAGCCAGGACGATCAGGCCTCGCACCAGGCGTTTGCCCAGAAGTACAACTTGCCGTTTCCCCTGCTGGTGGATACGGGCGGAGCAATTAGCCGCGCCTATGATGTGGATGGGGGTGGTTACAGCCAGCGGGTGACCTACGTGATTGACCCGCAGGGCAAAATCAGCCGCGTTTATACCAACGTCAAGACCGATACCCATGCCACCGACATCCTGGCGGACCTGGGTTTGACGGGATGA
- a CDS encoding tRNA (cytidine(34)-2'-O)-methyltransferase has translation MHDFHYTDFPLHIVLVQPQIPPNTGNIARTCAATRTPLHLIGPLGFELSDRYLKRAGLDYWPYVLYRVYPNWQSFVSTYPQVRGRWLAFTPQAETCFWDYSFQWGDWLFFGSETTGLPEICLQACHAQLRIPMVEPGVRSLNLSVSVAVGLFEARRQLYHMKRP, from the coding sequence ATGCACGACTTTCACTATACAGATTTTCCGCTCCACATCGTACTTGTCCAACCGCAAATCCCGCCAAATACGGGCAATATCGCGCGCACCTGTGCTGCAACTCGCACGCCTTTACATCTCATTGGCCCGCTGGGATTTGAATTGAGCGACCGCTACCTGAAACGCGCGGGTTTAGACTACTGGCCCTACGTCCTGTACCGCGTCTATCCCAACTGGCAAAGCTTTGTCAGTACATATCCCCAGGTGCGGGGGCGCTGGTTGGCCTTTACTCCCCAGGCCGAAACCTGCTTTTGGGACTACTCATTTCAGTGGGGAGACTGGCTATTTTTTGGGAGCGAAACCACGGGCTTGCCGGAGATTTGCCTGCAGGCATGTCATGCACAATTACGAATCCCCATGGTGGAGCCGGGAGTCCGTAGCCTGAACCTGTCCGTGAGTGTCGCCGTGGGTTTGTTTGAAGCTCGCCGCCAGCTATACCACATGAAGCGACCTTAA
- a CDS encoding peptidoglycan DD-metalloendopeptidase family protein, with product MLRPLATSSVLTGLAAVGALVGQGMALAEEPAVATEGLPSQQQEAGMAAVPEELVTQHRVRAGETLWQLSYLYQVTVEELARFNGLQPDQVLEVGQVLKIPPRSLGPNRAESLLERVRQQALARQRPSLAAMMEAPTLVAHSAQEVSPKQAWEYRVQPGDTLSAIARRYRVSLAELVRFNQLRDPDWLYVGQVLRVPATPGVSPASAVAQRPVPQVLARLRAPRLTTPPTALPAPPVNPLLGTDALGEVGKAPALDTDNLRRQPAVQDLSAILPRVFPPVLDEGPADNRQALSLPPIGEVDKFLPKDPTFFRGYIWPARGVLTSGFGPRWGRMHQGIDIAGPVGTPIVAAASGTVIFAGWNAGGYGNLVKIWHDNGSVTYYAHNHRILVRENQRVEQGQLIAEMGSTGFSTGPHLHFEIRKRDRGPVNPLAFLPSRR from the coding sequence TTGCTTCGGCCTCTGGCGACATCTTCGGTTTTGACTGGCCTGGCAGCCGTGGGGGCGCTGGTCGGCCAGGGGATGGCGCTGGCCGAGGAACCCGCCGTCGCAACGGAGGGATTGCCATCGCAGCAGCAGGAAGCCGGTATGGCTGCTGTGCCAGAAGAGCTGGTGACACAACACCGCGTGCGAGCGGGAGAAACCCTGTGGCAGTTGTCGTACCTGTACCAGGTCACGGTGGAAGAGTTGGCGCGTTTCAACGGCCTGCAGCCGGATCAGGTACTAGAGGTAGGACAGGTCTTGAAGATCCCGCCTCGGTCGCTAGGACCTAATCGGGCGGAGAGTTTGCTCGAGCGGGTACGACAGCAGGCGCTGGCGCGGCAAAGGCCTTCCCTAGCAGCCATGATGGAGGCCCCGACGTTGGTGGCCCACAGTGCCCAAGAGGTTTCACCTAAACAGGCCTGGGAATACCGGGTGCAGCCAGGGGACACGTTGAGTGCAATTGCCCGTCGCTACCGGGTTTCTCTAGCGGAATTGGTGCGGTTCAACCAGTTGCGCGACCCGGATTGGCTGTACGTGGGTCAAGTCCTGCGGGTGCCAGCCACACCAGGGGTCTCCCCAGCATCGGCGGTTGCCCAGCGGCCTGTGCCGCAGGTGCTCGCGCGGCTACGAGCGCCCCGTTTGACCACGCCTCCGACGGCGCTCCCCGCTCCACCGGTCAATCCGCTACTGGGGACCGATGCGCTGGGTGAGGTGGGCAAGGCGCCGGCGCTAGATACGGATAATCTCCGGCGCCAACCGGCGGTTCAGGATTTATCGGCTATCTTGCCAAGGGTATTCCCACCCGTTTTGGATGAAGGTCCAGCGGATAACCGGCAAGCCCTGAGCCTACCGCCCATTGGAGAGGTGGATAAGTTCTTACCCAAAGACCCCACCTTTTTCCGGGGCTATATCTGGCCAGCACGAGGGGTATTGACGTCGGGGTTTGGGCCGCGCTGGGGCCGGATGCATCAGGGGATTGACATTGCCGGGCCAGTGGGAACGCCGATTGTAGCGGCGGCTTCAGGAACGGTGATCTTTGCCGGTTGGAACGCGGGCGGCTACGGCAATCTGGTGAAAATCTGGCACGACAACGGCAGCGTCACCTACTACGCCCATAACCACCGGATTCTGGTGCGGGAAAACCAGCGGGTGGAACAGGGGCAGTTGATTGCGGAGATGGGCAGTACCGGCTTTAGCACCGGTCCCCACTTGCACTTTGAAATCCGCAAGCGTGACCGGGGTCCGGTCAATCCCCTGGCGTTTTTGCCGTCGCGCCGGTGA